The following proteins are co-located in the Pedobacter sp. FW305-3-2-15-E-R2A2 genome:
- the glyA gene encoding serine hydroxymethyltransferase: MTRDTLIFDLIDRELDRQENGLELIASENFVSKQVMEAAGSCLTNKYAEGLPGKRYYGGCQIVDEVETLAIDRAKQLFGAEWVNVQPHSGAQANAAVMLAVIQPGDKILGFDLSHGGHLTHGSPVNFSGKLYQPLFYGVKKEDGLIDYAKLEEIALAERPKLIICGASAYSREWDYAFIRSVADKIGALVLADISHPAGMIARGLLANPLPHCHIVTTTTHKTLRGPRGGMIMMGKDFENPFGLKTPKGETRMMSSVLDMAVFPGTQGGPLEHIIAAKAIAFGEALSDEYLTYIKQVKSNAQAMAKAFVAKGYGIISGGTDNHLMLIDLRNKNITGKAAENALEKADITVNKNMVPFDDKSPFVTSGIRVGTAAITTRGFKEAEMETIVDLIDQVITNAEDENNLKAVKEKVINLVSRFPLYK, translated from the coding sequence ATGACTAGAGATACTTTAATTTTTGATTTGATTGACAGGGAATTGGACCGTCAGGAAAATGGCCTTGAACTGATCGCTTCTGAAAACTTTGTAAGCAAACAGGTAATGGAAGCCGCAGGATCGTGTTTAACAAATAAATATGCCGAAGGCCTTCCGGGGAAACGATATTATGGCGGTTGCCAGATCGTAGATGAGGTAGAAACCTTGGCTATTGACCGTGCCAAGCAACTTTTTGGTGCAGAATGGGTAAACGTACAACCGCATTCAGGTGCTCAGGCAAATGCTGCGGTAATGCTTGCTGTCATTCAGCCGGGAGATAAAATCTTAGGATTTGACCTTTCTCATGGCGGACACTTAACCCATGGTTCACCGGTTAACTTTTCAGGAAAACTGTATCAGCCTTTATTTTATGGCGTTAAAAAAGAAGACGGGCTTATCGACTATGCTAAACTGGAAGAAATTGCTTTAGCAGAACGTCCTAAACTGATCATCTGTGGTGCTTCAGCTTATTCAAGAGAGTGGGATTACGCATTTATCCGTAGTGTAGCTGATAAAATCGGTGCATTGGTGCTTGCTGACATTTCACACCCTGCCGGAATGATTGCCCGTGGATTATTGGCCAACCCACTTCCACATTGCCATATCGTAACCACGACTACCCACAAAACCCTTCGCGGACCTCGTGGCGGAATGATCATGATGGGTAAAGATTTTGAAAATCCTTTCGGATTGAAAACTCCTAAAGGCGAAACAAGAATGATGTCTTCTGTATTGGATATGGCGGTGTTCCCTGGAACACAAGGCGGACCATTAGAGCACATCATCGCTGCTAAAGCCATCGCTTTCGGTGAGGCATTAAGTGACGAATATTTAACCTATATCAAACAGGTGAAATCCAATGCTCAGGCGATGGCCAAAGCCTTCGTTGCAAAAGGTTATGGCATCATCTCAGGTGGTACAGATAACCATTTGATGTTAATCGATCTGCGCAATAAAAATATAACTGGAAAAGCAGCGGAGAATGCGCTGGAAAAAGCAGATATTACCGTGAATAAGAATATGGTTCCTTTTGATGATAAATCACCTTTTGTAACTTCAGGTATCCGTGTAGGAACTGCAGCCATTACCACAAGAGGTTTTAAAGAAGCTGAAATGGAAACCATAGTTGATCTGATTGATCAGGTAATTACCAATGCGGAGGATGAGAACAATTTGAAAGCGGTAAAGGAAAAAGTAATTAATCTGGTAAGTCGGTTCCCCTTATATAAATAA
- a CDS encoding PAS domain S-box protein yields MLTNSQNSSTNEQERLRALHDYDILDTPPETEFDNITKLASLICNTPIALIVLVDENRLWFKSVLGVQCREVPRDVSFAKYVMQGEEVFEVCDALSDERFVNHPAVIDGSHVRYYAGAPLIDEHGFKLGTICVFDQVPKKLSKEQKEGIQILAKEIITHISLRKKALELNIKNQRFEELLNISTVSPEIHCILDDKGELLFVNNAITNVLEYEVEEAIGLSAWGLCYRDDITRVVNTIEAGLSAGIKQFNVDFRIVSKSGVIRWLSWNMVCKNRRWYAYGRDITENKRVENELMKLSFVASKVNNAVVINDASNHVTWVNAAFEKITGFTLEDMKGNRLGDLIQGPGTDLELIEQARELTNNNQSFTVDLLAYRKDKQPIWLSIYNTVVFNDEGKVEIEVEIILDITEKKKAEEELQLLSLVASKTDTGVNISDENGNTTWINHSLEKLTGYSLSELQGLQLGDILAPEGDVQRQLILASREKANNRESYAIEVQAKKKSGESIWLSVSNTPIVNEKGKVERQIDLITDISQRKQVEKEMVEAKEQALQLSAAKEMFLSVMSHEIRTPLNAVIGMAHLLLDNDPKESQLHDLNLLRFSAENLLNIINDILDLTKMETGNVQLETIPFSLKTLASDVVSSLHMTVSARNNKLELICDENIPGYIKGDKTRLYQVLMNLLGNSIKFTQSGSIILKIRQLTEDDKNVLLYFEVRDTGIGIAQEKLAYIFEPFIQARTDISRKYGGTGLGLTITRKMLELYGADIHVESEEGKGTVFYFSISFEKASDYIPQVKPLKQPDMFTDKRILVVDDNEINALIAKRIFGKWGLNLDFASNGEEAIEKVGNNIYDLIFMDIKMPGIDGFETTSLIRAMEGAYFKNVPIVALTASTLHDEHSKFNECGMNGHILKPFKPEEMRNILSEYLR; encoded by the coding sequence ATGTTAACTAATAGCCAGAATTCATCAACTAATGAGCAAGAGCGCTTAAGGGCGTTGCATGATTATGATATATTGGATACTCCGCCGGAGACTGAATTCGATAATATCACCAAGCTAGCCAGCTTGATCTGCAACACACCTATTGCGTTGATCGTATTAGTTGATGAAAACCGGCTGTGGTTTAAGTCTGTATTAGGGGTTCAATGCCGCGAAGTCCCAAGAGACGTCTCCTTTGCCAAATATGTGATGCAGGGCGAAGAGGTATTTGAGGTTTGTGATGCCCTCAGTGATGAGCGCTTTGTTAACCATCCCGCCGTGATCGACGGAAGCCATGTCAGGTATTATGCCGGTGCACCGCTGATTGATGAGCACGGCTTTAAGCTCGGGACGATCTGTGTTTTCGATCAGGTCCCTAAAAAGCTAAGCAAAGAGCAAAAAGAAGGCATTCAAATCCTTGCCAAAGAAATCATTACCCATATTTCCCTTCGGAAAAAAGCGCTCGAACTGAACATCAAAAATCAGCGCTTTGAAGAATTATTGAACATCTCTACGGTATCTCCCGAAATTCATTGCATACTGGATGATAAAGGCGAACTGCTGTTTGTCAACAATGCGATTACCAATGTGCTGGAATACGAGGTGGAGGAAGCCATAGGACTAAGTGCATGGGGGCTTTGCTACCGTGACGACATCACAAGGGTTGTCAATACCATCGAGGCCGGACTCTCTGCCGGAATTAAGCAGTTTAATGTAGATTTCAGAATTGTCAGTAAAAGCGGAGTCATTCGCTGGTTAAGCTGGAATATGGTCTGTAAAAACAGGCGTTGGTACGCCTATGGCAGAGATATTACCGAGAATAAACGGGTAGAAAATGAGCTGATGAAGCTGTCTTTTGTAGCCAGTAAGGTAAATAATGCCGTGGTGATTAACGATGCCAGTAACCATGTGACCTGGGTGAATGCCGCTTTTGAAAAAATTACCGGATTTACCCTGGAAGACATGAAAGGCAACCGGCTTGGCGACTTGATCCAGGGGCCGGGAACGGATCTGGAACTCATCGAACAGGCCAGAGAGCTGACGAATAATAACCAGTCTTTTACAGTTGACCTTTTAGCCTATCGTAAGGATAAACAGCCCATCTGGTTGTCAATCTATAATACGGTTGTCTTTAATGACGAAGGGAAAGTAGAAATCGAAGTAGAGATCATTCTCGATATTACAGAAAAGAAAAAGGCGGAAGAAGAATTGCAATTGCTATCCTTAGTGGCCAGTAAGACTGATACGGGAGTAAACATCTCCGATGAAAATGGAAATACCACCTGGATCAACCATTCGCTGGAAAAGTTAACTGGTTATTCTTTAAGCGAGCTACAGGGACTTCAGCTGGGTGATATCCTGGCACCGGAAGGTGATGTACAACGCCAACTCATTTTAGCCTCCAGAGAGAAAGCAAACAACCGGGAGTCTTATGCGATAGAAGTTCAGGCAAAGAAGAAATCCGGAGAATCAATCTGGCTTTCTGTTTCCAATACCCCGATCGTGAATGAGAAAGGGAAGGTAGAACGACAAATCGACCTGATTACTGATATTTCTCAACGGAAACAGGTAGAAAAAGAAATGGTCGAAGCTAAAGAACAGGCATTACAGCTCAGTGCAGCAAAAGAAATGTTCCTTTCTGTCATGAGTCATGAAATCAGAACGCCCCTAAATGCGGTGATTGGAATGGCGCACCTGCTGTTGGACAATGATCCTAAAGAATCCCAGCTTCATGACCTTAACCTGCTGCGGTTCTCCGCAGAAAACCTGTTGAACATCATCAATGACATTCTGGACCTTACCAAAATGGAGACCGGAAATGTGCAACTGGAAACCATTCCGTTTAGCTTAAAAACCCTGGCTTCAGATGTGGTAAGTTCCTTGCATATGACCGTATCTGCGCGAAATAATAAATTGGAGCTGATCTGCGATGAGAATATTCCAGGGTATATTAAAGGAGATAAAACGCGTTTGTATCAGGTATTGATGAATTTACTTGGTAATTCTATCAAATTTACTCAGAGCGGGAGTATCATATTGAAGATCCGGCAGCTGACCGAGGACGATAAAAATGTATTGCTTTATTTTGAGGTCCGGGATACCGGAATCGGAATCGCGCAGGAAAAATTAGCTTATATCTTTGAACCCTTTATTCAGGCCAGAACGGACATCTCCAGGAAATATGGCGGAACCGGATTGGGTTTAACCATTACCAGGAAAATGCTGGAGCTCTATGGTGCCGATATTCATGTGGAGAGTGAAGAAGGAAAGGGAACCGTATTTTATTTCTCCATTTCTTTTGAAAAGGCATCGGATTACATCCCTCAGGTAAAGCCCCTGAAGCAGCCGGATATGTTTACCGATAAACGGATTCTTGTGGTCGATGACAATGAGATTAATGCCCTGATTGCAAAGCGAATATTTGGCAAATGGGGACTTAACCTGGATTTTGCTTCCAATGGGGAAGAGGCAATAGAAAAAGTGGGCAATAATATTTATGACCTGATCTTTATGGACATTAAAATGCCGGGAATTGATGGGTTCGAAACCACGAGCCTGATTCGTGCGATGGAGGGTGCTTATTTTAAAAATGTACCAATTGTTGCTTTAACAGCTTCAACGCTCCATGATGAACACAGTAAGTTCAACGAGTGCGGTATGAATGGACATATCTTAAAGCCCTTTAAGCCCGAAGAAATGCGGAACATCCTTTCCGAATACCTGAGGTAA
- a CDS encoding AAA family ATPase, whose amino-acid sequence MKTVNKKNFFVITGGPGMGKTSLLEELERRKYICIPETGRQIIIHQMNIKGIALPWKSPMLFGELMFRQAHEDFLTCGEQQQPVFFDRGIPDVIGYMELCRLQPGREIKEIAKSLRYHPLVFITPPWEEIYRNDTERKQSFPEAVETYKMMQRVYTKFGYQTLEIPKVSIRDRADFLIKAIGF is encoded by the coding sequence ATGAAAACAGTAAACAAAAAGAACTTTTTTGTGATTACCGGTGGACCAGGAATGGGCAAAACTTCCCTGCTTGAAGAGCTGGAAAGGCGAAAATACATTTGTATCCCCGAAACCGGCAGACAAATCATCATCCATCAAATGAATATAAAAGGCATCGCGCTCCCCTGGAAATCACCAATGTTGTTTGGGGAACTCATGTTCCGGCAAGCGCATGAGGACTTCCTGACCTGTGGAGAACAGCAACAACCGGTTTTTTTTGACCGGGGTATTCCCGATGTAATAGGCTACATGGAGCTCTGCAGACTGCAACCGGGCAGGGAGATAAAAGAAATTGCTAAAAGCCTGCGTTACCATCCCCTTGTTTTTATCACTCCTCCCTGGGAAGAGATTTACAGGAACGATACCGAGCGGAAACAATCTTTCCCCGAAGCTGTGGAAACCTACAAAATGATGCAAAGGGTTTACACAAAATTCGGTTACCAGACCTTGGAAATTCCAAAAGTATCCATTCGCGACAGGGCGGATTTTTTAATAAAAGCAATTGGTTTTTAA
- a CDS encoding phosphoribosyltransferase family protein: protein MHKENRVARQFWGRIPCQAAMAMLFFRKEGNVQQIIHHLKYGNRPELGVKLGQLLGERLLLSPYYQHIDLLVPVPLHKKRERQRGYNQSAGIAQGIAKVMQLPMSNSHLLRKVSTDSQTKKGRSLRFENMSKAFEVRDEEALQGKHILLVDDVLTTGATLEACGLELLKCGVDTVSFATLAFVG, encoded by the coding sequence TTGCATAAGGAGAATAGGGTAGCCCGTCAATTCTGGGGTCGCATTCCTTGTCAGGCCGCAATGGCGATGTTGTTTTTCAGAAAAGAGGGCAATGTCCAGCAAATCATTCATCATTTAAAATACGGCAACCGGCCGGAACTTGGGGTCAAACTTGGGCAATTGCTTGGCGAAAGACTCCTCCTCTCCCCCTACTATCAACATATTGATCTTCTGGTTCCGGTACCCCTCCATAAAAAAAGAGAACGGCAACGCGGATATAACCAAAGTGCGGGCATTGCCCAGGGAATTGCCAAAGTCATGCAGCTCCCGATGAGCAACTCCCACCTGCTGCGAAAGGTTTCGACCGACAGTCAGACGAAAAAAGGAAGATCCCTCAGATTTGAAAATATGTCAAAAGCTTTTGAAGTCAGGGATGAAGAAGCGCTGCAAGGTAAACACATCTTACTGGTAGACGATGTCCTCACTACCGGAGCCACGCTGGAAGCTTGTGGGTTAGAGCTATTAAAATGTGGTGTTGATACCGTCAGCTTCGCCACCCTGGCCTTTGTCGGATAA
- the rlmN gene encoding 23S rRNA (adenine(2503)-C(2))-methyltransferase RlmN, translating to MLTTTKKTDIRSLDLPQLQQHFIAMQEPSYRAKQVYQWLWEKSARTFEEMSNLSKDLRKKLTENYAINVVEVNNSQFSNDHTIKNTFKLYDGNIVEGVLIPMEERMTACVSSQVGCSLTCKFCATGYMDRKRNLNADEIYDQVVLIDQQAKKNYNAPLTNIVYMGMGEPLLNYANVLKSIDRITSPDGLNMSYKRITVSTAGIAKMIKKLGDDGVKFNLAISLHAANDKKRNEIMPINEQNSLKALEEALKYYFSKTKNPVTYEYIVFNHFNDEIEDAMELAKFCKHVPCKVNLIEYNPIQFADFLNAEGDKIDAFSNYLKSQGVNTNIRRSRGKDIDAACGQLAVKEQN from the coding sequence ATGCTTACGACTACAAAAAAAACAGACATCCGTTCATTGGATCTTCCTCAACTGCAGCAACACTTTATAGCGATGCAGGAACCTTCTTACCGCGCCAAACAGGTTTACCAATGGCTATGGGAGAAATCAGCACGCACTTTTGAGGAGATGAGCAACCTTTCTAAAGACCTTAGGAAGAAACTTACAGAAAATTACGCGATCAATGTAGTCGAAGTCAACAACTCTCAGTTCAGTAATGACCATACGATAAAGAACACCTTTAAGCTGTACGATGGAAACATCGTAGAGGGGGTTTTAATCCCAATGGAAGAGCGCATGACTGCCTGTGTAAGTTCTCAGGTAGGATGTAGCTTGACTTGTAAATTCTGCGCTACAGGCTATATGGACCGCAAACGGAACCTAAATGCCGATGAGATCTATGATCAGGTGGTCCTGATTGATCAGCAAGCCAAGAAAAACTACAATGCCCCTTTAACCAATATTGTATATATGGGAATGGGCGAACCCTTGCTGAACTATGCCAATGTATTAAAATCCATCGACCGCATTACTTCACCAGATGGTTTAAACATGTCGTACAAACGCATTACCGTCTCTACAGCCGGAATTGCAAAGATGATTAAAAAGCTGGGTGATGATGGTGTCAAGTTTAACCTGGCGATTTCTCTTCATGCGGCCAACGACAAAAAGAGAAATGAGATCATGCCGATTAATGAACAAAACTCATTAAAGGCATTGGAAGAAGCATTAAAATATTATTTCTCTAAAACCAAAAACCCGGTTACCTACGAATATATCGTCTTTAATCATTTCAATGATGAGATTGAAGATGCAATGGAACTGGCTAAGTTTTGTAAACACGTACCTTGTAAAGTGAACCTGATTGAATATAACCCGATCCAGTTTGCAGATTTTCTCAACGCAGAGGGCGATAAAATTGATGCCTTTTCAAATTACCTGAAAAGTCAGGGTGTAAATACCAATATCAGAAGAAGCAGAGGCAAAGACATCGATGCTGCCTGTGGACAGCTGGCGGTGAAAGAACAAAACTAA
- the rluF gene encoding 23S rRNA pseudouridine(2604) synthase RluF translates to MSDSTTRLNKYISESGLCSRRAADRYIEQGNVFINGRKAKVGDKVFFGDIITVNGQTIEPKEVDHSILIAYNKPVGITSTTEAGVKSNMVDHVNHSDRVFPIGRLDKDSQGLIFLTNNGDLVNKILRAGNNHEKEYVVTVNKPLTEQFIAGMAKGVPVLGVMTKKCKVTKESTFVFKIILVQGLNRQIRRMCEYFGFEVTKLERTRIMNIGLKGIPVGEWRELTPEEQTGIYNLVAKSSSLADATPKRVSKKPVEEAEEKPAHRKTASGRPSRGPRAGAAGENTSGPRSSGKPRSEQKSGSPYRGASSASGNDWNKTNGPSKRPVRPSKGKSGAPGKSRGPKR, encoded by the coding sequence ATGTCTGATTCTACTACCCGATTAAATAAATACATTAGTGAGAGCGGTCTGTGCTCCAGAAGAGCTGCAGACAGATATATAGAACAAGGAAATGTATTTATCAATGGCCGCAAAGCCAAGGTAGGCGACAAAGTATTTTTTGGTGATATCATAACCGTTAACGGTCAAACGATTGAACCTAAAGAAGTAGATCATTCTATCTTAATCGCTTATAACAAACCTGTCGGCATCACCAGTACTACTGAAGCCGGGGTTAAAAGCAATATGGTAGACCATGTGAACCATAGTGACCGCGTTTTCCCTATCGGCCGTCTGGATAAAGATTCTCAGGGACTGATTTTCCTGACCAATAACGGAGATCTGGTAAATAAAATCCTTCGTGCCGGAAATAACCATGAAAAGGAATATGTTGTTACCGTGAACAAACCACTAACAGAGCAGTTCATTGCCGGCATGGCTAAAGGTGTTCCTGTATTGGGTGTGATGACCAAGAAATGTAAAGTAACCAAAGAAAGTACTTTTGTTTTCAAAATCATCCTTGTTCAGGGCCTGAACCGTCAGATCAGAAGAATGTGCGAATATTTCGGATTTGAAGTGACCAAACTGGAACGCACAAGGATCATGAACATTGGCCTTAAAGGAATTCCTGTAGGCGAATGGAGAGAACTGACTCCGGAGGAACAAACCGGAATCTATAACCTGGTTGCGAAGTCAAGCTCTTTGGCAGATGCTACTCCAAAAAGAGTGAGTAAAAAACCTGTTGAAGAAGCAGAAGAGAAACCCGCACACCGCAAAACTGCTTCCGGCAGACCTTCAAGAGGCCCAAGAGCCGGAGCCGCAGGAGAAAATACTTCCGGCCCAAGATCTTCAGGAAAACCAAGATCAGAGCAAAAATCAGGAAGCCCATACCGTGGTGCTTCATCTGCTTCGGGCAATGACTGGAATAAGACCAACGGACCAAGCAAAAGACCGGTAAGACCTTCGAAAGGAAAGTCAGGAGCTCCTGGAAAAAGCAGAGGACCAAAACGTTAA
- a CDS encoding DinB family protein, producing MDMIKTFLKELEEEAQTTRKMLAIVPTDKFDWQPHPKSMTVKVLATHIAELPTWVTLAVTTEELDFASTPYEKKEVNTNEELMAFFEASLEDGKSHLLKANEELLSGEWTLRNGAQIYTKFSKAELVRHTYSQIIHHRAQLGVFLRLLDIPIPASYGSSADDVNF from the coding sequence ATGGATATGATTAAAACGTTCCTGAAAGAACTGGAAGAAGAAGCGCAAACCACACGCAAGATGTTAGCCATTGTACCTACAGACAAATTTGACTGGCAGCCACACCCAAAAAGTATGACCGTAAAAGTTTTGGCTACACACATCGCAGAACTGCCAACCTGGGTTACCCTGGCCGTAACCACAGAAGAGCTGGATTTTGCTTCAACACCTTACGAAAAAAAGGAAGTCAACACGAACGAAGAGCTAATGGCATTTTTTGAAGCTTCGCTGGAAGATGGAAAATCACATCTTTTAAAAGCAAATGAAGAATTATTGTCTGGTGAATGGACTTTAAGAAACGGAGCGCAAATTTATACCAAATTCTCGAAAGCAGAGTTGGTGCGCCATACTTATTCACAAATTATCCACCACAGGGCACAACTAGGCGTGTTTCTACGCTTGCTGGACATCCCTATCCCGGCCTCTTATGGCTCTAGTGCTGACGATGTTAATTTCTAG
- a CDS encoding DUF6266 family protein codes for MAKAANGPLGALNGKLNNLVFYTLNGQHICRTIGDPGKPSIHQLANRQAMSVTMRLVKSITEFISVSFDLEAQGTVKNAHNLATSYLKKKALKGEYPNISVDYSKVELSHGTLPGATDLKIEKREQGVQVSWNTEGRYDDIVMILLCHPLQKSATSRINASRRDAGTCFIALEYEGYLDEPIEAYICFRAADGKEISDSAYIGNLNGAAETEEEIAEKQKYAQVKQRFDILEVDYLQQLKDNWGNPVDSKAFRNLEKEYKVLKNKLEHLPGKPG; via the coding sequence ATGGCGAAAGCAGCAAACGGCCCATTAGGGGCCCTAAACGGAAAATTAAACAACCTGGTTTTTTACACGCTAAACGGACAACATATTTGCCGTACCATTGGCGATCCGGGTAAACCAAGTATCCATCAGCTGGCCAACCGCCAGGCGATGTCAGTCACGATGCGTTTGGTGAAGTCAATTACAGAATTTATCAGTGTCAGCTTTGATCTGGAAGCTCAGGGAACAGTTAAAAACGCGCATAATCTGGCCACTTCTTATCTAAAAAAGAAGGCCTTGAAAGGCGAATATCCTAACATTTCCGTGGATTACAGTAAAGTAGAACTGAGTCACGGTACTTTGCCTGGTGCTACAGACTTGAAGATCGAAAAAAGGGAACAAGGAGTACAGGTCAGTTGGAATACTGAGGGACGTTATGATGATATCGTGATGATTTTGCTTTGTCATCCTTTGCAAAAATCAGCGACTTCACGCATTAATGCCAGTCGTAGAGATGCAGGAACCTGCTTTATTGCATTGGAATATGAAGGATACCTGGACGAGCCAATAGAAGCCTATATCTGCTTCAGAGCTGCGGATGGGAAAGAGATTTCAGACAGTGCTTATATCGGAAATTTAAACGGAGCAGCGGAAACTGAAGAAGAGATCGCGGAAAAGCAAAAATATGCCCAGGTAAAGCAACGGTTTGATATTCTGGAAGTCGATTACTTGCAGCAATTGAAAGACAATTGGGGAAATCCCGTCGATAGTAAAGCTTTCCGGAACCTGGAAAAGGAGTATAAGGTGTTAAAGAATAAATTGGAACACCTCCCCGGAAAGCCTGGTTAG